CGTACTGACCCAGCCGCAGGATGTGGTGGAAAGCCGATAAATAACGTGACGGAGAATATGCGCCGGAGCGGGCCCGCCTGCTCCGGCGTCAGGCGGGCGCCTGGTGGGGCGGGGCGTCGGCCTTCGACTGATCGTTGGTCTTCGACTGATAGTCACGGCGTACGATTTCCAGCGCCGCCAGCACCACGTTCGGCGCTATCTGGTTGTCTTCCAATAGCATGATGAGATCGACCGCCAGCTTAACTTCTGGCGTTTCATTTTCCAGCGACATGATTTTTCTACCTCACTCCGATCCTGTTCTGTTTTTTTTAAAACATAGCAGAGAATAGTGAACGAGGGTCACGAAAGGTCAAAACCCCTGCTCCTGACGTTCAATCTGACGCTCCAGCCGCGACAGCGCCTGACGGCAGCGAGTCAGCCGGCCTTCCAGCGCCGCCAGCTCGCGTTGCAGGCGTTGCTGTTCGCTGAGTTGGCTCTGGGTCGCCAGCATGCTTTCCCGATCCTGAATCATCGCCAGCAAACGACGCTCATAGCCCTGATATTCCGCCAGTTTCTGATAGCGGTCCTGTGGCTCCGGCGTCGCGGGTTCTTGCTCCCGCAGCGGTTGGGTCGCCAGTTCCCGCTGCAACGCCGTCATTTGCGCCAGCAATTTCTCCGCCATGAACGCCACCCGATCCAGACGTTGCTCCTGTACATATTGCTGCAGGTGCTGGTAGTTATGACGGATCTCGTCGAGATAATCGCCCAGCCGGGTGCCGTAACAGCTAAATAGCTGGCGATCAAAACGCGAACGGGGCGCCTGTCGCGCGGCAATCGGCTCGACATCCCGCGCCAGCGTATCAATCTGGCGTTCCAGCACGGCCAGCAGTGCCTGTGTTTCCATGGCGTTTCCTCCGTCGGTCGACCGCGGCATCCGTAAACCGCGGCATGTGGAATCACGGGCCGGTTCAGTGGGTGCTGAACACCGGTTTGCCGCTGTGGAATTTGAAATC
The DNA window shown above is from Dickeya dadantii NCPPB 898 and carries:
- the rsmS gene encoding pleiotropic regulatory protein RsmS, whose amino-acid sequence is MSLENETPEVKLAVDLIMLLEDNQIAPNVVLAALEIVRRDYQSKTNDQSKADAPPHQAPA
- the priC gene encoding primosomal replication protein PriC, translated to METQALLAVLERQIDTLARDVEPIAARQAPRSRFDRQLFSCYGTRLGDYLDEIRHNYQHLQQYVQEQRLDRVAFMAEKLLAQMTALQRELATQPLREQEPATPEPQDRYQKLAEYQGYERRLLAMIQDRESMLATQSQLSEQQRLQRELAALEGRLTRCRQALSRLERQIERQEQGF